In Verrucomicrobia bacterium CG1_02_43_26, a single genomic region encodes these proteins:
- a CDS encoding 2-C-methyl-D-erythritol 2,4-cyclodiphosphate synthase, whose protein sequence is MSAPFRIGYGYDIHPFEEGRRLILGGVDIPFEKGLKGHSDADCLSHAIADAILGAAGLSDIGTYFPNTDSKWKDMDSQDILRKASREINAHGYLVGNIDAMIIAEEPKLSPYLAQMKEILSKSLSLPVTSIGIKATTNEGVGDIGRGLAIAAHATCLIYKHA, encoded by the coding sequence ATGAGCGCGCCTTTTAGAATCGGCTATGGTTACGATATTCACCCGTTTGAGGAGGGGAGACGGTTAATTCTCGGAGGTGTCGATATCCCTTTTGAAAAGGGGTTGAAGGGTCATTCGGATGCGGACTGCCTTAGCCACGCGATTGCGGATGCTATTCTTGGTGCTGCTGGGTTGTCTGATATTGGTACTTATTTTCCGAATACAGATTCTAAGTGGAAGGATATGGATTCTCAAGATATCCTGCGCAAAGCCAGCCGGGAAATAAATGCCCATGGCTACCTCGTGGGAAATATAGATGCCATGATCATTGCCGAGGAACCCAAACTAAGCCCCTATCTGGCTCAAATGAAAGAAATCCTTTCGAAAAGCCTGTCCTTGCCTGTCACCTCTATCGGAATTAAAGCAACGACGAATGAAGGGGTGGGGGATATTGGGCGCGGGCTTGCTATTGCTGCCCACGCCACTTGCCTGATTTACAAGCACGCTTAA
- a CDS encoding nucleoside-diphosphate kinase produces MEKTLIILKPDCMNANLAGAVLERLCKAGLKIVACKMQALSERLLREHYSHHADKPFFPEIVKFMQSAPVMIVILEGENAIELTRELLGPTDSTIAPKGTIRGDMGKGKMENIAHASDSPEAAADEIERFFASEEVFA; encoded by the coding sequence ATGGAAAAGACACTCATTATATTAAAACCAGATTGTATGAATGCAAACCTTGCCGGGGCAGTATTAGAGCGCCTATGCAAGGCAGGCTTAAAGATTGTTGCTTGCAAAATGCAGGCGCTTTCTGAGCGTTTATTGCGCGAGCATTACTCTCACCACGCAGATAAACCATTCTTCCCAGAAATAGTGAAGTTTATGCAATCTGCACCGGTCATGATCGTGATCCTAGAGGGCGAAAATGCAATCGAACTGACACGCGAATTGTTAGGGCCAACAGATTCTACAATTGCTCCTAAGGGAACCATTAGAGGCGATATGGGCAAAGGCAAGATGGAAAACATCGCCCACGCTTCTGATAGCCCAGAAGCTGCGGCTGATGAAATCGAACGCTTCTTTGCAAGCGAAGAAGTTTTTGCTTAA
- a CDS encoding orotidine 5'-phosphate decarboxylase: MSQTTHTHTHLILALDLPERDQSLQFLRRMGHHCKWVKIGLQLYTRYGKDFVREVADLGYNVFLDLKLHDIPNTVSSAIKSLSDLPIKMLTLHTSGGEEMIKRAVETTKDYNPAILLLGVTVLTNLDKPALEQIGFSQEPKDLVIRLAKMGSNAGLKGFVCSPVELPLLREALPKDTVIVTPGIRPQGAEVFDQKRIATPSIAAKEGASYIVVGRPILESTSPQETILSILNELQHPVK; the protein is encoded by the coding sequence ATGTCCCAAACCACACACACTCACACCCATCTTATATTGGCTTTGGATTTACCGGAGCGCGATCAATCACTACAATTCCTTCGCAGAATGGGGCACCATTGCAAATGGGTTAAAATCGGTTTGCAACTCTATACGCGTTACGGCAAAGATTTCGTTCGCGAGGTGGCTGACCTTGGGTACAATGTCTTTCTTGACCTCAAATTGCATGATATCCCTAATACCGTCTCTTCTGCTATCAAGAGCTTATCAGATTTACCCATCAAAATGCTCACTTTGCATACGTCAGGTGGTGAGGAGATGATCAAACGAGCGGTTGAAACAACCAAGGACTACAATCCCGCTATCCTCTTATTAGGGGTCACGGTTCTCACAAATTTAGATAAGCCTGCACTTGAGCAGATCGGTTTTTCGCAAGAGCCTAAAGACCTCGTTATTCGGCTTGCTAAAATGGGAAGTAATGCTGGGCTAAAGGGTTTTGTATGTTCGCCAGTGGAACTGCCCTTGCTGCGCGAAGCATTGCCCAAGGATACCGTTATTGTCACACCGGGAATTCGTCCACAAGGAGCGGAGGTATTTGATCAAAAACGAATCGCAACGCCCTCGATTGCCGCCAAAGAAGGGGCTTCCTATATCGTAGTCGGGCGGCCTATCTTGGAATCTACTTCACCTCAGGAAACGATTCTTTCGATCCTTAACGAACTCCAACATCCCGTTAAATAA
- a CDS encoding phosphoenolpyruvate--protein phosphotransferase yields the protein MYKGVAASPGIAQGQAFVFLEKELEIPLYHVTADESEREILRFEQALIKTREQIAKVRTEVAQKLGEEEAQIFDAHLLVLEDRALVDETIRSHKESLYNIDYCFQAVVKRYIEAFDKIDDEYIKERATDIRDVAKRVLENLLGETRLNLVQISQQKIIVSSDLKPSDTGSLKKGEVLGFVTDTGSRTSHAVIMARSLRIPAVVGLINITSVVKTDDFLLIDGYEGLVFVNPTEETKTKYAQFQKERDQIQAIYDSCKMLPSQTLDGEKHAIMLNIDGSEDAEDLMELSSDGVGLFRTESLFMVKDRFPSEETQYIYYKKIVQAFSPKPVVIRTLDLGGDKKQGSLFYTTEQNPFLGFRAIRFCLEHKALFKDQLRAILRASAHGDVRIMYPMISGLEELIEANTLLAETKRELDEKKIPYSNNIKIGVMIEVPSIMMIIDHLKDHCSFISVGTNDLIQYILAVDRLNEKVAFMYNPGHPAVLRTLDHIIQSCHQHGLEINVCGEMAGDILYAPLLLGMGVHNLSLNPGAYTEIKYLMRSVTSVELKALVREVLENKSSVDTAKKLKKFYFEKLHSILAKKKVR from the coding sequence GTGTATAAAGGCGTTGCGGCTTCACCAGGAATCGCACAAGGTCAGGCATTCGTTTTTCTGGAGAAGGAATTGGAAATTCCGCTATATCATGTAACAGCGGATGAGTCCGAGCGTGAAATATTGCGTTTTGAGCAGGCGCTTATAAAGACGCGAGAACAAATCGCGAAAGTTCGCACAGAAGTTGCCCAAAAGTTAGGGGAAGAAGAAGCACAGATATTTGATGCCCATCTGCTTGTTTTGGAAGATCGCGCCTTAGTGGACGAGACGATTCGGTCACACAAGGAAAGCTTATACAATATCGATTACTGCTTTCAAGCCGTTGTAAAGCGTTACATAGAAGCATTTGATAAAATTGATGACGAGTATATCAAAGAAAGAGCCACTGATATTAGAGATGTCGCCAAGCGGGTTCTTGAAAACCTTTTAGGCGAAACTCGCCTTAACCTCGTACAAATAAGCCAACAAAAAATCATTGTTTCCTCTGATTTAAAACCATCTGACACCGGTAGCTTGAAAAAAGGCGAAGTGCTAGGGTTTGTTACAGATACAGGGAGCAGGACAAGCCATGCCGTCATTATGGCTCGTTCGTTACGGATACCCGCGGTTGTTGGATTGATTAATATTACGAGTGTCGTCAAGACGGATGATTTTCTATTGATTGATGGCTACGAAGGGCTTGTATTCGTCAATCCCACAGAAGAAACAAAGACGAAGTACGCGCAATTTCAAAAAGAGCGCGACCAGATACAAGCGATCTATGATTCCTGCAAGATGCTGCCGTCCCAAACGTTAGACGGAGAAAAGCATGCGATTATGCTTAACATAGATGGATCTGAAGATGCCGAAGACTTGATGGAGTTATCCAGTGATGGTGTTGGCCTCTTTCGAACCGAATCCTTGTTTATGGTAAAAGACAGGTTTCCATCTGAAGAAACACAATACATTTACTATAAAAAGATCGTTCAGGCATTTAGCCCGAAGCCCGTCGTGATTCGTACGCTTGATTTAGGCGGAGACAAAAAACAAGGCAGCTTGTTTTATACCACAGAGCAAAATCCATTTTTAGGCTTTCGCGCGATTCGGTTTTGCCTAGAACACAAAGCGCTTTTCAAAGACCAGCTACGCGCCATTCTACGCGCAAGCGCGCATGGTGACGTACGTATCATGTACCCCATGATTAGTGGATTAGAAGAACTCATCGAGGCCAACACCTTGCTAGCGGAAACTAAACGCGAATTAGATGAAAAGAAAATCCCTTACAGCAACAACATAAAGATCGGCGTGATGATTGAAGTGCCGAGCATTATGATGATCATCGACCACTTAAAGGATCACTGCTCGTTTATCAGCGTAGGCACAAATGATTTGATACAATATATTTTAGCAGTGGATCGCTTGAACGAGAAAGTAGCTTTCATGTATAACCCAGGGCACCCGGCAGTTTTACGCACCCTTGACCACATTATTCAAAGCTGTCATCAGCATGGGCTAGAGATCAATGTTTGCGGGGAAATGGCCGGTGACATTCTGTACGCGCCTTTATTGCTCGGTATGGGCGTGCATAATTTAAGCCTTAATCCGGGGGCTTACACTGAAATAAAATATTTAATGCGCTCCGTGACATCCGTAGAGCTCAAGGCACTCGTCCGTGAGGTTCTGGAAAACAAAAGCTCTGTTGATACCGCCAAAAAGCTGAAGAAATTTTATTTTGAAAAGCTACATAGCATTCTCGCTAAAAAGAAAGTGCGTTAG
- a CDS encoding transcriptional regulator, whose protein sequence is MVEHCEILKLLGDSTRLRMLQLLFKEELSVAELQKILNMGQSRISTHLSLLRQAELVNVRKEGKKVFYSYREQPDRAVEGLMQNVFAVTQSQAQVRADFKHLVHILDKRRKVSEEYFNSIAERLGKNYCPGRSWESIGHMLLQLTPNLVFADLGSGEGVIAHLLAKKAKHVYCVDSSPKMVQVGSDIAKKHELVNLTYQLGDIESVPLSDNSIDVAILSQALHHASRPQVAINEAYRILKPGGRLLVLDLKEHKFLKAKELYADRWLGFSENTLYQYLKAAGFQQIDVYSASKETREPFFETLLAAGTKGS, encoded by the coding sequence ATGGTTGAGCATTGCGAAATTCTAAAACTGTTGGGCGATTCAACGCGGCTTAGAATGCTGCAACTCTTGTTTAAAGAGGAATTGTCCGTTGCGGAGTTGCAGAAAATTTTAAATATGGGTCAGTCAAGAATCTCTACGCACTTATCGCTATTGAGGCAGGCGGAGTTGGTGAATGTGCGAAAAGAGGGCAAAAAAGTTTTTTATTCCTACAGGGAGCAACCGGATAGAGCAGTCGAGGGGCTTATGCAAAACGTATTCGCGGTTACCCAGTCGCAAGCTCAAGTGCGGGCAGACTTCAAGCACTTGGTTCATATTTTGGATAAACGACGTAAGGTTTCAGAGGAATATTTTAATTCCATTGCCGAACGTTTGGGGAAGAATTACTGCCCTGGTCGATCATGGGAAAGCATCGGGCATATGTTGTTGCAGCTTACCCCAAATCTTGTTTTTGCTGATCTAGGCTCAGGAGAGGGCGTGATTGCCCATTTGTTGGCTAAAAAAGCAAAGCATGTCTACTGCGTGGATAGTAGCCCGAAGATGGTTCAAGTCGGTTCCGATATCGCAAAAAAACATGAGTTGGTAAATCTAACCTATCAGTTGGGGGATATTGAAAGCGTTCCGCTTTCAGATAATTCAATCGATGTTGCTATTTTGTCTCAAGCGCTCCATCACGCAAGCCGCCCGCAGGTGGCTATTAACGAAGCTTACCGGATTTTGAAGCCAGGGGGTCGCTTGCTCGTACTGGATTTGAAAGAGCATAAGTTTTTAAAAGCAAAAGAATTGTATGCGGATCGATGGCTTGGGTTTAGCGAAAATACGCTTTATCAATATCTCAAAGCAGCTGGCTTCCAACAAATTGATGTCTACAGTGCGTCAAAAGAAACAAGGGAACCGTTTTTTGAAACGCTTCTGGCGGCGGGCACAAAGGGGAGCTAA
- a CDS encoding 4-(cytidine 5'-diphospho)-2-C-methyl-D-erythritol kinase, translating to MKTDCQQTISLHSPAKINLFLAITHLRKDGYHNLLSLAAPLAFGDELEISLTSDNNDCLICENPHVPTGENNLIFKAIKKYREVAPFAQGVTIKLNKKIPMGAGLGGGSSNAAITLLGLNQLNNNILAKETLHDIAASIGSDCPLFLEKKAVVMRGRGERIQAIEFPKKNIGVLLFKPFFSIETVDAYKLIRNNSENYLIEATAELCFKRFCDSLQQYPHKNINSVLYNNLETVVMRKYPIIEVLLQAIRELFCLPCAMSGSGSTCFLLYKKDEAPLDEIKRHIRNILGEKTFIAETTFL from the coding sequence GTGAAAACCGATTGTCAACAAACGATTTCATTACACTCGCCCGCTAAAATTAATTTATTTTTAGCCATCACCCATTTGCGCAAAGACGGCTATCATAATTTATTAAGCCTGGCAGCCCCCCTTGCTTTTGGAGACGAATTAGAGATCAGTTTAACAAGTGACAACAATGACTGCCTGATATGCGAGAATCCCCATGTGCCAACCGGCGAGAATAACTTAATATTCAAAGCCATTAAAAAATATAGAGAAGTAGCTCCCTTTGCACAAGGCGTTACGATAAAGTTGAACAAAAAAATCCCAATGGGAGCAGGATTAGGAGGCGGAAGCAGCAATGCCGCGATTACGCTATTAGGCCTCAATCAGCTCAACAACAACATACTAGCCAAGGAAACACTGCATGACATAGCAGCAAGCATAGGCTCCGACTGCCCTCTGTTTCTAGAAAAGAAAGCCGTTGTCATGCGAGGCCGTGGGGAGCGCATCCAAGCAATTGAGTTTCCTAAAAAGAACATAGGCGTCCTGCTTTTCAAGCCATTTTTTTCGATTGAAACCGTCGATGCGTACAAATTAATACGGAATAATTCAGAAAATTATTTAATTGAAGCCACTGCTGAATTATGCTTTAAAAGATTTTGCGATTCGTTACAGCAATACCCTCATAAAAACATTAATAGCGTTCTTTATAATAACTTGGAAACGGTGGTAATGCGCAAGTATCCCATCATTGAAGTACTGCTTCAGGCAATACGTGAATTATTTTGCCTGCCCTGTGCGATGAGCGGAAGCGGGAGCACCTGTTTTCTCCTCTACAAAAAAGATGAAGCCCCCTTGGATGAAATAAAACGACATATTAGAAATATCTTGGGAGAAAAAACTTTCATCGCGGAAACAACCTTTTTATAA